Genomic DNA from Corylus avellana chromosome ca4, CavTom2PMs-1.0:
TAAGCGAAAGCCATAAAAAAACGTTCCAACTTTTTTGTTTCACCACCAACGTAAAGGCTGTAGGAAAAAGAATATATTGAAATCCTTAATGAAAAGAGAGCAACCCCAATGTATTATTAATTCTAATATTGGAGGTCGGTATTTATATAATTCAGAACactgaaaaggaaagaaaacaaaatttgaaagagaGAAGGGTGGTGCAATGGATAGTTATctagaagacaaaaaaaaaaaaagaaaaaaaaaacaaagaaaggcAGCATTAAAAGGTGGGGAAAGAGATGCACGTGGTCccaaggagagaaaaaaaaaagcaaatggAAATGGGACCCTTTTGGTGCACCTTCGCCTTGTGTTCGCTTTTGCTTTGGCTTGAATTGTGAAAGAAAATCAGCTACCCACACGGtggttttcacttttcattttattttttattttttttaacactaaCATGGGTCTTCCTTCAACTGGAGTCCGTGAAATTTTCCCTCTAATTTAATGAAAAAGGTACGGTGTCCTCTGCTGCTGACACTGCACCCTCCCCCGGCCAGATTCTGATAGGGCAAGTGagtgactctctctctctctctctctcaatgggGTTTGTGTGTGTTGTTTATGTTGAGAGGGACGAGTGCCTGTCCATAACCATTTCAACTGTGGCACTGAAAAACATGGCGTTTTATATGCATTTAAAAGGAACACAAATGCAATGACAATGACTCCccatctttcttttctctctctctctctctctctctttcttttaaatttgtgttGATTATAGGTCAGCACCTTCGAGTGGTTCTTTCCAATTCTGTAGCGAAATGGTCCCAACAAGCATATAACTTGCGGAGGTGACAAATACAATTAATGCGAATGTCATTCACTTTTAACAAATCCTCCATGTTTATCCAACTCAATTAACAACACTACTTATTATATAACACCTCCCCATGCCCACATCCTTTTCTCCTTCGAATTTGGAAGCAAAATGAATTGGATAAGGTAATTCACCTTGTTCCCCACTTAATTTCTTTCGACTTACTAAAAGAATCGAAAAAGATATGAATATAATAAAGAATGCATGGGCTGGATGCAACAGAGACACCAATTTGCACTACATTCAAAGTCGACTCGGTTTCATGAAAGAAATATATCACAAACAGTTATCTATTTCACATCTTTATATATGGATAAACAAACTTTAAATCGTGACCATTAATACCATCAAATACAAAAGTGGAGAGAATTCTTGTCCGAATGAATAATGGGCTTAGACATTTAGTCGTAATTTCTGAAGAAAGTAAATATAGAAAGGGACGCTTCCGACATATTACGAGAGATGCCCAGCTTGCACATGAAAGAATCACAAATTTTCTTCAGCCACCCTCTTCTGTCTTTTGTACCAGCCACCTAACTATATATTAGAAAGTGCTTTTTGAAACCAGTGGGAGCCTCCATATACCCACACTTTATGTAAAGGTAGAaacccataaaataaaataaaaaattcacctACTTGTCTTTGCAACAAATGATCGAAGATGTATTaaatgatcaaaaaaaaaaaaaaaaaaaactggttacAACACTCATTTAAATCAACACCACAACAAGAGAAAATGGTCAGACTCCAAAATACTAGTTGATACAgcaagagaaaatgaagaataaaAGATTAATATTGAGTTAATTAAGAAGAGACATGATTGCTTGTTAACAACGTTTTCTTGGTCTGGTCATTTAGTATTTCACTCTCCTTCCCCTTCTGTTGTGGCGGAGGACATGTAACTTACAGCAAGCGATGTTTCATCGGACGGCGCTACAGCGGTGGATGCATGGAATTGTTGCTTGCAGGCCTGGCAAGTGATTTGCAGCATGGTGGAGCTGATCTTCTTGGTGGCTTGCTCTTTCAGAAGCTGTGACTTTTCCAGCTCAGCCTGCGCTTGTTGCCTTATCCTCTTGGCATTTGCAAACTCAACTTCAGCTATCTCAATCTGACGTTTAGCTTCTCGCCTCGCTTCCTCAGCGTACGCCTTTTCATTCATCGCCAACTTTAGCTCCTCGTTTGCGAATTCTTTCAGCCTCGCCACTTCTGATGTGCGTTCACTCGCATTATTTTCACTTACAGACCTCCTACTTGAACTCAAATTAGTCTTGTTTGCTTCACTCCTCTCCCCACCATCGCTCGAGCCTATCGAGAGCTTCAAATGGGTCGCGAAAATCTCGTCTGACGACGGCAGAAGTTGAAGCTCCAAATTGTGTTGCTGTTCAGAAGTGGAGGGGATATTATTGTTGTTTTGCTCGGAGATTAAGCAAACAGGTTCAACCGGCTTTGGTAGCGGCAATCCAGGAAATGGGGTTGTGCTGAAATTATTGGTGTCACTTGATGGGCTGGTGCTCGACGCGGTTCGTGACGAGCAGGCTGGCTGCAGTGCATGTAGTTCAGGCCGAGCCTGCCGGATCGTGCAGGCGTCTTGGTGCTCGATGAAACTCTCAACTCTGGGAGGACAAAGAAATTGAATAATTCAAAGGCATTACATTATTATATAGCATAGTTTGACTTGAACTAGTATATTGAGATAAGAGTATTatacaaaatcaaaaatatcaagGAAAAATATAGTCATGTAAAGTAATCATGTAAATGTGTGGACGGACAGTCTCTCTTCCTtttcatctctctttctttaaattataattCTAATAAAGGAAAGCAACCAAAACTTGTTGATGTAGGGTTAACAAGAAGCAAAGGATATAGAAAAAGATTAGTATCTCTAGTATGGATTAGAAGACTTggtttggaataaataataaatataagcaAAAGAAATCAGATAGGTATAATGGGTGTTTGGGTTTTGTTTAGCCTTTGAAAACTGTCATAAAAGTTCCATTGGCTGGCCTAGATCTCATACAAAGGATGAGGTCATGTACCACAAGACAGATAATTATTCTTCCATATGGAATTCTAtaactttttcttaaaaacaacccaacaagaagaagaaaaaaccagTAATCTAGGATTGATGCTGCTTTCCTTATGAGGATTTTAGAGCTTGAAAGGAGAGGAACATAACAAATCAGGCATTAAAATTTATACCCCTTTAGCTATCACTTGAAATTTTGTGAATCCGATGAAGCAGGAAAAGAAACATTAAACATAGATATTGGTaaattgggagagagagagagagagaaaaacctgGAAAAGACACGGCCACAGTCACAAGAATGGCCTCTGGTGCCGCAGGTTTTGAGGTGGGCTTTGTAATCGGATTGAACGGCGTATCCTTTGGAGCATTTCTCACACACCCACTGCTTGTGATTGCTATGTTTCCTTCTGAAATGCTTTTTGATGCCGACAAGGTCGCCAAGGGCGTGGCATGGGTCGTGGTGCAAGCAACTTGGTTCTGGGCATACAAAAACCCTCTTCCTCACCTCCTGCGTCTCCCTCTTAAGCAATTTCCATGGCACTTTGTGCCTTCGCCTATGCATCTGCAAATTCTGGTCTCTTTGGAACCCTTGGTTGCAGATCTCACACACATAGCGGTCGGATTCCAACAAGGTCTTGGGGGAGAGAGACACCACCTCAGCTTCTGGATCTAcataaaaacaattaagaaaattaataaagaagaaagaagaaaaaaattgaaaccgaagaaggagatatatatatatatatagttttgttaCCTGGTGTACCAGCcggtcttctttttcttttgttagagAGGCCATTTTCTAGGGAAGCAAATGCATCAGAGGAGGAAGATGGAGCAGCAGAAGAAGCAGTGTTGTCTAACATGGATGGATTTTATTGCTTTTTGGAGACTATATGGTGGGGATGGTTACAAATTCAATCCCTACCTGTACAGCTGGTGAGGTTGGAATAGTGGGTTTTCAGCTTTACTCCTAGAAGAAAGAATatggtagagagagagagaagaaggaaagctCTTGCTTTCTGCAATCAGCTTTCTTTAAGCTTTAAGGCTTTtaaacttttttctcttttttctcccaTGAGCTTTCTTGCTTTGTTGTTTCATTGACCCCCCACCTTGTGCAGGTAAGGTTGAGGCAAGTCTTGTATATAAAGCTCTCTACAGGAAaccagagagagaaagagagagagagagagagcgcttGGGGCTGACCCAATCACATTTGCTTCAAACTTTGAGCCCCACACACAGAATTCAGACAGAAACAGAAAAACATCCTCCCCATAAGAATACAAACAGTCATTATTCATCACACTGTAATTTGCATGAATAAATGCAGACCATACCTCTATTACACGTGAGCTCACTTCCTCCTCACGTGACcccttctctctcacacaccCAGAGAGGTAAAAAGTAAGGTAAATGGGGGTGGGGGGGTAAAAAATTGAGTTTCATTGACCAAAAGTAACTGTTCCTAATGATAGCGAGCTAAACCTGATTTTTGTGTCTTGAAGCGGCTTTTGAAAAGTTAAAGGGAAGCACGATTAGTCACTTCCATGTCAAGGGCGCCGTAATCATTTCTAGAACTTCTTTAACTCCCCCTCTTCTCTTTATCAAAGAAGCCAAAGTTTTGCCCCCCCTCCAATGATAACATGTGTTCGTTCAGTTTTTAttaccattattattattattatttatttatttttatatgaccAACCAAGGAATGAGAAAATGGGAATTCAAACAAGTGATTGGTTTTGTAGTTTTGTGTACTAGAATCACTGTTATTAGGTGAATTTGGGTTGCTTGAAATGAGATTAAACCCTAAGGTAAGTAAGGGTTAAGTCTGTCACATTACTGGATGAAGATTTTAACTTTAATATTAGAAGCCTAATTTAACGTGTTTACTATgatagaaaataaaatctaattcTAACACCAATATATTTGTCCCCTCAGTCATCATGACACTTCATCAATTATCCCTTTGGAATAATGAATTAATCACTTGGAATGTAAAATTATTTAGTTCTCTGATTGATCTAATGTTTTTATAACCGACTGAAACAATTTGATCAACTTTCCAAAATCACAATTCTAAATGttataaggaaaataaaaagatgagaacATTAATTAGTAAAATTTGACCAATagaattaagagaaatgataaaattcattatttcagCCATCTCTatatagtgaatggatgaattcaaccaccattaaatttgtgcgAGACCCACGTGAGTTcaattcacaaatctaatggttgattcattttgcaaaaagaaataattaaaaaaatgatgtgtaACATGCCTCAAAAATTAGCCCCTGGCCCACACATTTATGTTAGATTACTATAATTTAGTTTCTCGATTCTTCGGATTGATGTAAAATATTGATCAATTATATCTTATCTACCAACTTGTTCTATCTACCAATAATTATATTACTATTACAAAACAGATAGAATTTTAGATTTCTTTGGGTAATTGTAATGTAAACTTTTTAACCTCCCAATTATTactttagaaaatatatattcagATTTTATCATTGCTTCATCCTAAAGAAAATGCATTATTTAAAGAAGACAATATAATACTCCAACTGATCATGGGAGTACTGTTGGAAAACTTGTTTCTACAAAAGTTTGAATTAATCATCCAATATTTAGCAATTCAAAACGAAATAATTAAGGAATATTTGAAGATAATATAATACCAACCTTAACCAAATCATTTACGTAGGGTTGAAATATGGCGCACGAGTGTGATTTAATTTCTTGATTAATCTGACTCATGCATTAAAGTGTGGTATGATCTATTTGCAGTAATGCATGAAGAACTATATGAAAGATAAGGCCCACTAATCTCCTTTACAtacttctgtttttttttttttttttttacgtaaCGTTATTTCTTTATGTATTAAGAtcgagctatatatatatatatatatatagagagagagagagagagagagagagagagagagagagagagttttaaaATATAGTAAATGGAAAAAGTGAAAGAT
This window encodes:
- the LOC132179724 gene encoding zinc finger protein SHOOT GRAVITROPISM 5, with amino-acid sequence MLDNTASSAAPSSSSDAFASLENGLSNKRKRRPAGTPDPEAEVVSLSPKTLLESDRYVCEICNQGFQRDQNLQMHRRRHKVPWKLLKRETQEVRKRVFVCPEPSCLHHDPCHALGDLVGIKKHFRRKHSNHKQWVCEKCSKGYAVQSDYKAHLKTCGTRGHSCDCGRVFSRVESFIEHQDACTIRQARPELHALQPACSSRTASSTSPSSDTNNFSTTPFPGLPLPKPVEPVCLISEQNNNNIPSTSEQQHNLELQLLPSSDEIFATHLKLSIGSSDGGERSEANKTNLSSSRRSVSENNASERTSEVARLKEFANEELKLAMNEKAYAEEARREAKRQIEIAEVEFANAKRIRQQAQAELEKSQLLKEQATKKISSTMLQITCQACKQQFHASTAVAPSDETSLAVSYMSSATTEGEGE